From Seriola aureovittata isolate HTS-2021-v1 ecotype China chromosome 20, ASM2101889v1, whole genome shotgun sequence, a single genomic window includes:
- the arhgef4 gene encoding rho guanine nucleotide exchange factor 4 isoform X3, which translates to MGVQHGSSRSQLISDGSVVYAEALWDHVTMDDQELGFKAGDVIEVVDATNKEWWWGRIMDSEGWFPASFVRLRVNQDEPMEEYLAHLEEAQAGEEDQAALGLLLGPGLPCKEQMRTNVINEIMSTERDYIKHLKDICEGYIKQCRKRTDMFTEEQLRTIFGNIEEIYRFQRKFLKGLEKKFNKEQPHLSEIGCCFLEHQTDFQIYSEYCNNHPNACVQLSKLMKVNKYVFFFEACRLLQKMIDISLDGFLLTPVQKICKYPLQLAELLKYTNPQHRDYKDVEAALNAMKNVARLINERKRRLENIDKIAQWQSSIEDWEGEDVLSRSSDLIFSGELTKLSQPQAKSQQRMFFLFDHQMVYCKKDLLRRDMLYYKGRVDMDHMEVMDVEDGKEKDFNISVKNALKLRSLAGDEVHLLCAKKPEQKQRWLRAFADERRQVQHDRETGFSLTEVQKKQAMLNACKSHPAGKPKAVTRPYYDFLLRQKHPSLPTALPQQQVFMLAEPKRKTSTFWHNIGRLTPFKK; encoded by the exons ATGGGAGTCCAACATGGCAGCAGCAGATCTCAG CTGATCAGTGATGGCAGTGTGGTGTACGCCGAGGCGCTCTGGGACCATGTCACCATGGACGACCAGGAGCTCGGCTTCAAGGCCGGTGATGTCATCGAAGTAGTGGACGCCACAAACAAGGAGTGGTGGTGGGGTCGCATCATGGACAGCGAGGGCTGGTTTCCTGCCAGCTTCGTGCGG TTGCGTGTGAACCAGGACGAGCCCATGGAGGAGTACCTGGCCCACCTGGAGGAGGCGCAGGCTGGGGAGGAGGACCAGGCGGCTCTGGGCCTGTTACTGGGACCCGGTTTACCCTGTAAAGAGCAGATGAGGACCAACGTCATCAATGAGATcatgagcacagagagagactaCATCAAGCACCTGAAGGACATCTGTGAG GGCTACATCAAACAGTGCCGTAAGAGGACAGACATGTTCACTGAGGAGCAGCTTCGCACCATCTTCGGAAACATTGAGGAGATCTACCGGTTCCAGAGGAAGTTCCTGAAGGGACTGGAGAAGAAGTTCAACAAGGAGCAGCCGCACCTCAGTGAGATCGGCTGCTGCTTCCTCGAACAC CAAACAGATTTCCAGATATACTCAGAGTACTGCAACAACCACCCCAACGCCTGCGTGCAGCTCTCCAAGCTGATGAAGGTCAACAAGTACGTGTTCTTCTTCGAGGCGTGCCGACTGCTTCAGAAGATGATCGACATTTCCCTGGACGGCTTCCTGCTCACCCCGGTCCAGAAGATCTGCAAGTACCCGCTGCAGCTGGCGGAGCTGCTCAAGTACACCAACCCTCAGCACAG AGACTACAAAGATGTGGAGGCGGCGCTGAACGCCATGAAGAACGTGGCGAGGCTGATCAACGAGAGGAAGCGGCGCCTGGAGAATATCGACAAGATCGCCCAGTGGCAGAGCTCCATCGAGGACtgggag ggtgaaGACGTCCTCAGCAGGAGCTCTGATCTCATCTTTTCAGGGGAGTTGACCAAACTGTCTCAGCCTCAGGCCAAAAGTCAACAGagaatgtttttcctcttcGACCATCAGATGGTTTACTGCAAAAAG GACCTGCTGCGCCGGGACATGCTGTACTACAAGGGTCGGGTGGACATGGACCACATGGAGGTGATGGACGTGGAGGACGGGAAGGAGAAGGACTTCAACATCAGCGTGAAGAACGCCCTGAAGCTGCGGTCGCTGGCTGGAGACGAGGTCCACCTCCTGTGTGCCAAGAAGCCGGAGCAGAAGCAGCGCTGGCTCCGAGCCTTCGCTGACGAGAGGAGGCAGGTCCAGCACGACCGCGagacag GCTTCTCTCTCACAGAGGTCCAGAAGAAACAGGCTATGCTGAATGCCTGCAAAAGCCATCCAGCTGGGAAACCTAAAG CGGTGACCAGACCTTACTACGACTTCCTGCTGCGACAGAAGCACCCCTCCCTGCCCACTGCTTTGCCCCAGCAGCAGGTCTTCATGCTGGCTGAGCCCAAGCGCAAAACCTCCACCTTCTGGCACAACATCGGCAGACTGACTCCCTTCAAGAAGTGA
- the LOC130161430 gene encoding LOW QUALITY PROTEIN: CBY1-interacting BAR domain-containing protein 2-like (The sequence of the model RefSeq protein was modified relative to this genomic sequence to represent the inferred CDS: substituted 1 base at 1 genomic stop codon) has protein sequence MNSLFSRDVQVKSMEQTVKHAEKYLGEVCHLLGSYTRKTAKLRDKADLLVAQLFDLSGTEDREVQLGLKNLAEDLAMVQDYRQAQVERLETRVVAPLKAYGDIIKNKRADVKKFSSDLSRELKELQTLEKIRLRNPADRQSISVNXQAEVNAQKASNNAQRCVRQLEETITDFQRQKLEDIKRIFTDFVTVEMLFHAKALEVYTHTHHNLEAMNIEKDLELFSGRFRMSDHLAGRLDSSLTTPPPPLMSHYLSLPVASPKGQSLRSTLTPTNRQPHNQLPDKARRSRSTLQRQRGMEEEEEEEEEEEEQEEEEEEMYESETEEGQNISRQSYAAQYAQMHRWQK, from the exons ATGAACAGCCTCTTCTCCAG GGACGTGCAGGTGAAGAGCATGGAGCAGACAGTCAAACATGCTGAGAAGTACCTGGGTGAGGTCTGCCACCTGCTGGGCTCCTACACCAGGAAGACGGCCAAGCTGAGAGACAAGGCCGACCTGCTGGTGGCTCAGCTCTTTGACCTGTCCGGCACAGAGGACCGGGAGGTCCAGCTCGGCCTCAAAAACCTGGCAGAGGATCTTGCCATGGTTCAGGACTACAGGCAGGCTCAG GTAGAGAGACTGGAGACGAGGGTAGTGGCTCCTCTGAAGGCCTACGGAGACATCATCAAGAACAAAAGG GCCGACGTGAAGAAGTTCAGCAGTGATCTGAGCAGAgagctgaaggagctgcagaCCCTGGAGAAGATCCGACTGAGGAACCCAGCAGATCGACAGAGCATC TCTGTTAATTGACAGGCAGAGGTCAACGCTCAGAAGGCTTCAAACAACGCCCAGCGCTGCGTCAGACAGCTGGAGGAGACCATCACTGACTTCCAGAGACAGAAACTGGAGGATATcaaa aggATTTTCACGGACTTCGTCACAGTGGAGATGCTCTTCCACGCTAAAGCTCTGGaggtctacacacacacacaccacaacctGGAGGCCATGAACATCGAAAAGGATCTGGAG CTGTTCAGTGGACGGTTCAGGATGTCTGATCACCTGGCCGGGCGTCTGGATTCCTCTCtgaccacccccccccctcccctcatgAGCCACTACCTGAGCCTCCCTGTGGCCTCCCCCAAAGGCCAAAGCCTCAGGTCAACGCTGACTCCTACCAACAGGCAGCCACACAACCAGCTCCCAGACAAGGCCAGGAGG TCTCGCAGCACCTTACAACGGCAGAGaggcatggaggaggaggaggaggaggaggaagaagaagaagagcaagaggaggaagaggaggagatgtatgagtcagagacagaggagggtcAGAACATCAGCAGACAGTCTTATGCTGCTCAATACGCTCAGATGCACAGATGGCAGAAGTAA